In Streptomyces violaceusniger Tu 4113, one DNA window encodes the following:
- the sucD gene encoding succinate--CoA ligase subunit alpha, with product MAIFLTKESKVIVQGMTGSEGQKHTRRMLASGTNIVGGVNPRKAGTTVDFDGSEIPVFGSVKEAVDATGADVTVIFVPEKFTKGAVIEAIDAEIPLAVVITEGIAVHDSANFWAYAGKKGNKTRIIGPNCPGLITPGQSNAGIIPADITKPGRIGLVSKSGTLTYQMMYELRDIGFSSCVGIGGDPIIGTTHIDALAAFEADPDTDLIVMIGEIGGDAEERAADFIKANVTKPVVGYVAGFTAPEGKTMGHAGAIVSGSSGTAQAKKEALEAAGVKVGKTPSETARLARAALAG from the coding sequence ATGGCTATCTTCCTCACCAAGGAAAGCAAGGTCATCGTCCAGGGGATGACCGGGTCCGAGGGGCAGAAGCACACCCGTCGGATGCTTGCCTCGGGCACCAACATCGTCGGCGGCGTGAACCCCCGCAAGGCCGGCACCACCGTTGACTTCGACGGCTCCGAGATCCCGGTCTTCGGCTCCGTCAAGGAGGCCGTCGACGCCACCGGCGCCGATGTCACGGTCATCTTCGTCCCGGAGAAGTTCACCAAGGGCGCGGTCATCGAGGCGATCGACGCCGAGATTCCGCTCGCCGTCGTGATCACCGAGGGCATCGCCGTCCACGACTCGGCGAACTTCTGGGCCTACGCGGGCAAGAAGGGCAACAAGACCCGCATCATCGGCCCGAACTGCCCGGGTCTGATCACGCCGGGTCAGTCGAACGCGGGCATCATCCCGGCCGACATCACCAAGCCCGGCCGGATCGGTCTGGTGTCGAAGTCCGGCACGCTGACCTACCAGATGATGTACGAGCTGCGGGACATCGGCTTCTCGTCCTGCGTGGGCATCGGCGGTGACCCGATCATCGGCACCACCCACATCGACGCCCTCGCCGCCTTCGAGGCCGACCCCGACACCGACCTGATCGTGATGATCGGCGAGATCGGCGGCGACGCCGAGGAGCGGGCCGCGGACTTCATCAAGGCCAACGTCACCAAGCCGGTCGTCGGCTATGTGGCGGGCTTCACCGCGCCCGAGGGCAAGACGATGGGCCACGCGGGTGCCATCGTCTCCGGCTCCTCCGGCACCGCGCAGGCGAAGAAGGAGGCCCTCGAGGCCGCGGGCGTGAAGGTCGGCAAGACCCCGTCCGAGACCGCGCGCCTGGCGCGCGCCGCCCTGGCCGGCTGA
- the sucC gene encoding ADP-forming succinate--CoA ligase subunit beta, with protein MDLFEYQARDLFAKHGVPVLAGEVIDTPEAAREVAERLGGRAVVKAQVKVGGRGKAGGVKLASDPADAVEKAGQILGMDIKGHTVHKVMLAQTADIKEEYYVSFLLDRTNRTFLAMASVEGGVEIEVVAEQNPEALAKIPVDAIEGVTQEKAAEIVAAAKFPAEIADQVVEVLQKLWVVFIKEDALLVEVNPLVKADDGKIIALDGKVSLDENAAFRQPEHEALEDKAAANPLEAAAKAKGLNYVKLDGEVGIIGNGAGLVMSTLDVVAYAGENHGNVKPANFLDIGGGASAEVMANGLEIILGDPDVKSVFVNVFGGITACDAVANGIVQALELLKSKGEDVSKPLVVRLDGNNAELGRKILTDANHPLVQQVDTMDGAAERAAELAAK; from the coding sequence GTGGACCTGTTCGAATACCAGGCGAGGGACCTCTTCGCCAAGCACGGTGTGCCGGTGCTGGCCGGTGAAGTCATCGACACGCCTGAGGCGGCGCGCGAGGTGGCCGAGCGCTTGGGCGGCCGCGCGGTCGTCAAGGCGCAGGTGAAGGTGGGCGGCCGCGGCAAGGCCGGTGGCGTCAAGCTGGCCTCCGACCCGGCCGACGCCGTGGAGAAGGCCGGCCAGATCCTGGGTATGGACATCAAGGGCCACACGGTCCACAAGGTGATGCTGGCCCAGACCGCGGACATCAAGGAGGAGTACTACGTCTCCTTCCTGCTGGACCGCACCAATCGGACCTTCCTCGCCATGGCCTCCGTCGAGGGCGGCGTGGAGATCGAGGTCGTCGCGGAGCAGAACCCCGAGGCGCTCGCCAAGATCCCGGTGGACGCCATCGAGGGCGTGACCCAGGAGAAGGCCGCCGAGATCGTCGCCGCCGCGAAGTTCCCGGCCGAGATCGCGGACCAGGTCGTCGAGGTCCTGCAGAAGCTGTGGGTCGTCTTCATCAAGGAAGACGCCCTGCTCGTCGAGGTCAACCCGCTGGTCAAGGCCGACGACGGCAAGATCATCGCGCTGGACGGCAAGGTCTCCCTGGACGAGAACGCCGCCTTCCGCCAGCCGGAGCACGAGGCGCTCGAGGACAAGGCCGCGGCCAACCCCCTCGAGGCGGCCGCGAAGGCCAAGGGCCTCAACTACGTCAAGCTCGACGGCGAGGTCGGCATCATCGGCAACGGCGCGGGCCTGGTCATGTCGACCCTCGACGTCGTCGCCTACGCCGGTGAGAACCACGGCAATGTGAAGCCCGCCAACTTCCTCGACATCGGTGGTGGCGCCTCCGCCGAGGTAATGGCCAACGGTCTCGAGATCATCCTCGGCGACCCGGACGTCAAGTCGGTCTTCGTCAACGTCTTCGGTGGCATCACCGCCTGTGACGCTGTCGCCAACGGCATCGTCCAGGCCCTGGAGCTGCTGAAGTCCAAGGGCGAGGACGTCTCCAAGCCGCTGGTCGTGCGCCTCGACGGCAACAACGCGGAGCTGGGTCGCAAGATCCTCACCGACGCCAACCACCCGCTCGTTCAGCAGGTGGACACCATGGACGGCGCGGCCGAGCGTGCCGCCGAGCTGGCTGCGAAGTAA
- a CDS encoding VWA domain-containing protein produces the protein MTQGDPHGDAGLHGDAGLHGDAGLHGDAGLHGDAELHGEADHNHGRGQGDQERLRRWRLVLGGQGADGTGCSLSGADAAMDRTLEALYGSGGGAGHGGGGTVAGRSGGPQGAASGARSGGLGGSAPQVARWLGDIRTYFPTSVVQVMQRDAIDRLGLSALLLEPEMLEAVEADVHLVGTLLSLNKAMPETTKNTARAVVRKVVEDLEKRLATRTRATLTGALDRSTRISRPRHRDIDWDRTIRANLKNYLPAHRTVVPERLIGYGRAARGVKKDVVLCVDQSGSMAASVVYASVFGAVLASMRSLATRLVVFDTSVVDLTDELDDPVDVLFGTQLGGGTDINRALAYCQSKITRPADTVVVLISDLYEGGIREEMLGRVAAMKASGVQFVTLLALSDEGAPSYDREHAAALAALGAPAFACTPDLFPEVMAAAIERRQLPIPDMAIHQ, from the coding sequence ATGACACAAGGCGACCCTCACGGTGACGCCGGCCTTCACGGTGACGCCGGCCTTCACGGTGACGCCGGCCTTCACGGTGACGCCGGCCTTCACGGTGACGCCGAGCTTCACGGCGAGGCCGACCACAACCACGGTCGGGGCCAAGGCGATCAGGAACGGCTGCGGCGCTGGCGGCTGGTGCTCGGCGGCCAGGGCGCCGACGGCACCGGCTGCTCGCTCAGCGGGGCCGACGCCGCCATGGACCGCACCCTTGAAGCCCTCTATGGCTCCGGGGGCGGTGCCGGCCACGGCGGCGGTGGCACGGTCGCCGGGCGCAGTGGCGGCCCCCAGGGCGCGGCGAGCGGTGCGCGCTCCGGCGGGCTCGGCGGCTCCGCGCCCCAAGTGGCCCGCTGGCTCGGCGACATCCGTACGTACTTCCCCACCTCCGTCGTCCAGGTCATGCAGCGCGACGCCATCGACCGGCTGGGGCTCTCCGCCCTGCTGCTGGAGCCGGAGATGCTGGAGGCCGTGGAAGCGGACGTCCACCTCGTGGGCACCCTGTTGTCCCTCAACAAGGCGATGCCGGAGACGACCAAGAACACCGCTCGGGCCGTCGTCCGTAAGGTCGTCGAGGATCTGGAGAAGCGGCTGGCGACCCGCACCCGCGCCACCCTCACCGGAGCGCTCGACCGCTCCACCCGGATCAGCCGCCCGCGCCACCGGGACATCGACTGGGACCGCACCATCCGGGCCAACCTCAAGAACTACCTGCCCGCGCACCGAACGGTCGTCCCCGAGCGGCTCATCGGATACGGGCGGGCGGCGCGCGGGGTGAAGAAGGACGTGGTGCTGTGCGTCGACCAGTCGGGGTCGATGGCCGCGTCCGTGGTCTACGCCTCGGTTTTCGGCGCCGTGCTCGCCTCGATGCGTTCCCTGGCCACCCGGCTGGTCGTCTTCGACACCTCCGTGGTCGACCTGACCGATGAGCTCGACGATCCGGTGGACGTCCTCTTCGGCACCCAACTCGGCGGCGGCACCGACATCAACCGCGCGCTGGCCTACTGCCAGTCGAAGATCACCCGGCCCGCCGACACCGTCGTCGTCCTCATCAGCGACCTCTACGAGGGCGGTATACGCGAGGAGATGCTGGGGCGGGTCGCCGCGATGAAGGCGTCCGGGGTGCAGTTCGTGACGCTGCTCGCGTTGTCCGACGAGGGGGCGCCGAGTTACGACCGCGAGCATGCGGCGGCGCTCGCCGCGCTGGGCGCGCCCGCCTTCGCCTGCACCCCCGATCTCTTCCCGGAGGTGATGGCGGCGGCCATCGAACGACGCCAACTGCCCATACCGGACATGGCGATCCATCAGTGA